In Nocardia yunnanensis, one DNA window encodes the following:
- a CDS encoding carbohydrate ABC transporter permease yields the protein MTEPSITDASVPDRLRAAGGHVLLAGTAVVCVFPIYWLFATALRRPEDVTSLSPLPWPLSLSNFSLAAHELNIPRLIVNTFVVATLSAAGQLLIALLAAYAFGLYTFRFQRLLYLAFVGTWLVPFQVSMLPNYILLTRLGLLDTLIGTVLPTLCSALAVLLLRQHLAAFPKELVAAARIDGRSSWSILWTVVVPNLRPALAALGILLFINAWNEYFWPAVVLRRSNAVLQLGLRSFMGTEGDQWGPLMAVAGLACLPVLLLYLVLQRHIVNAFVRSGLK from the coding sequence TGGCGGGCACGGCCGTCGTGTGCGTGTTCCCCATCTACTGGCTGTTCGCCACCGCGCTGCGCCGCCCGGAGGACGTCACGTCGCTGTCCCCGCTGCCGTGGCCGCTGTCACTGTCGAACTTCTCCCTCGCCGCGCACGAACTGAACATTCCCCGCTTGATCGTCAATACCTTTGTGGTGGCGACGCTTTCGGCGGCGGGTCAGCTGCTGATCGCGCTGCTGGCGGCGTATGCGTTCGGGCTGTACACCTTTCGTTTTCAACGGCTGCTGTATCTGGCTTTCGTCGGCACCTGGCTGGTGCCCTTCCAGGTCAGCATGCTGCCCAACTACATTCTGCTGACTCGCCTCGGCCTGCTAGACACCCTGATCGGCACGGTGCTGCCGACACTGTGCTCGGCGCTGGCGGTGCTGCTGCTGCGCCAGCATCTGGCCGCTTTCCCGAAGGAACTGGTCGCCGCGGCCCGCATCGACGGCCGCTCGTCCTGGTCGATCCTGTGGACGGTGGTGGTGCCGAATCTGCGACCGGCGTTGGCGGCGTTGGGGATTCTGCTGTTCATCAACGCCTGGAACGAATACTTCTGGCCCGCCGTGGTGCTGCGCCGCTCCAATGCGGTGCTGCAACTGGGCCTGCGCAGCTTCATGGGCACCGAGGGCGACCAATGGGGCCCGCTCATGGCGGTCGCGGGCCTGGCCTGCCTGCCGGTGCTGCTGCTCTATCTGGTTCTGCAGCGCCACATCGTGAACGCGTTCGTGCGTTCGGGTTTGAAGTAG
- a CDS encoding amidohydrolase family protein: MTVDAWAQHPTARFLAHEMFDSLRRWTGAIPAGDIPVKTTLAAMDAAGVDHALLSAWCAPEGVLISNDEVAGWVAEAPDRFSGIASVDLRRPMEAVRELRRCVRDQGFKALRVLPWLWEVPPTDARFYPLYAACVDLGIPFCTQVGHTGPLRPSETGRPIPYIDRIALDFPELTIVCGHVGYPWTEEMIAVARKHPGVVIDTSAYTTKRLPPELVSYLKTRSGRRKVLFGTNFPMIFPEHALAGLDELGLDDETRALYLDGNARRVFALPES, encoded by the coding sequence GGACCGGGGCTATTCCCGCGGGGGATATTCCGGTGAAAACGACGCTTGCTGCGATGGATGCGGCGGGGGTGGATCATGCGCTGCTGTCGGCCTGGTGTGCGCCGGAGGGGGTGCTCATCTCCAATGACGAGGTGGCCGGGTGGGTCGCCGAAGCGCCGGATCGGTTTTCGGGCATTGCCTCGGTGGATTTGCGGCGGCCGATGGAGGCGGTGCGTGAGCTGCGGCGTTGTGTGCGGGATCAGGGGTTCAAAGCCTTGCGGGTGTTGCCGTGGCTGTGGGAAGTGCCGCCTACCGATGCCCGGTTCTATCCGCTCTATGCCGCGTGCGTCGATCTCGGTATCCCCTTTTGCACCCAGGTCGGCCATACCGGGCCGCTGCGGCCCTCGGAGACCGGCCGGCCGATTCCCTATATCGACCGGATCGCGCTGGATTTCCCCGAGTTGACCATCGTGTGCGGTCACGTCGGTTACCCGTGGACCGAGGAGATGATCGCGGTCGCGCGCAAGCATCCCGGCGTGGTCATCGACACCTCCGCCTACACCACCAAACGGCTACCGCCGGAACTGGTCTCGTATCTGAAGACTCGCAGTGGCCGGCGCAAGGTGTTGTTCGGCACGAACTTCCCGATGATCTTCCCCGAGCACGCGCTGGCCGGGCTGGACGAGCTGGGTCTCGACGACGAGACCCGAGCCCTGTACCTCGACGGCAATGCCCGCCGCGTGTTCGCGCTGCCCGAGAGCTGA